Below is a window of Triticum urartu cultivar G1812 unplaced genomic scaffold, Tu2.1 TuUngrouped_contig_6235, whole genome shotgun sequence DNA.
CAGGTGGATTACTGTAGCTGCTCTTATATCTTGGTTGATTTTTCCATTTTTAAATTAGCGACGACGAGCAAGAAGGTGATTTTGATGTGAAAACAAATAGAAGGAAACACTCCTATATGTAGCAACATATGTATTCAGGAGTTCCCAAAGAAATCAGAGTGGAATTTTCTTTCATACAAATAAGAATGGAAATATGTACTGATGCCTGTTTAGAGTTTAGTAGTTTACACTTCTTTCGCCCAAAGTGACTTCACTTTGTAAACACCAACCTGTGTGCATTGATTTACATATACATTTTTTTTAATCTGATCAAACATATACCCTTTCTGTAATGCACTAATGCTTCTTATTCATGTGAAACCAAATCCAAGTTAATGATTTCTGCTGCTTCCTGAAGCTGAACCTGAACTGCAGCTTACTGAATCTGATGAAAACAAAGCCACGCCAACAGAGCTGCAATGTTGTGGCTGTTTGAGATTCATGAGGTTTGAGGAGGACCAGTGAGGAGAAGGATTCTGAGTTGTAAGTAGCAACGCTCAACCTTACCCTACAGCTGGAGGCGCGAAATAGGACAAGAAGATTGATCTGGGACAAGGATGCATACGTTGCTCTCTGCCTTTACTGCTAGAAAAATTGTGCAGAACATGTAGTAGCAAGCGAACAAATAATAGAAGAATAGGCAGTAGCAAGCTAAAAACTACTGCTGAATAGGTTGTAGCAACCTAAGAAAAAACTGCAGAACAAGCAGTAGCAAGCACTACAGTACAGACCGTAGCAAGTGAAATACTGTAGAAAAGTTATTACTGAACATGGCTTTGTCTCCAGGTGAGGGAAGTAAAAAGAGAGATCATCTACATGATCAAGAGACTTTGGTGAGGGTGCAGGACTGATTTTCTCTACTGTATTGTGATCTCCTCTTCTATAATTTTTTCTGTACATGTACCTTGCACTGTTGCACAGGGTATAGACCATGATGATATTTTCCATTGCATTTTTTCGATACACCACGTCAATATTACAACTAGCTAGAAGAAATGGCCTACAAAACTCCCATTCGAGTCTTGTGTGCAAGCTCATATTATGAAATGATATAAGCACCGTAGATTCAAGGAAGTTGACCACATTATACTATTTATTCTTCCCGAAGTaccaaaaaaatagaaaataatgCATTTACCTCTAATCcacaattttattttttattgtaCTGCAGATGATTTACGAGGTTATCAACCTTCAAAGGAGAACTAGCTGACACACAAGATGAAGCCGAAGAAAAAGCAGCACAAGGGATCCCCGGCACAAGTGGCTCTAGATTACATCTGTGATAATTATGCTCAATTATAATACCATAATAAATGACTATAACTACTATGCACTTCAGGTCACTAGGGTGAAACTCTTTacagtactccctccggtcctttttactttgcatattaggtttgtccaaagtcaatctcatccaactttgatcaagtttattatataaaaaattatagacattcacataacaacaccaatatcattagattcatcttggaatatattttcatattatatttattagatattatagatgctaataatttttaatataaatttggtcaaacttagcaaagtttgactttcggcaaatccaatgtgcagagtaaaaaTCCAATGCGAACAAAGCAATGGCAATTTAACATGACGCGTCAACAAGTGGCTACTCAGCAATGACGAACTTGACAGACAAACGAAGATTGTTGCAAAAAATTGTGGTGATTTTTGTGATGCTGTACGGCTCCGTATGTATCCTCAATGTTCGGATACCGAGGATCTCATAATTACATACATAGACACAAAACCTCCTGTAGGACGGGTACAACAATTCACGAAGGCTCTTTATCACTTTATATCGCCAATACTAATCCAGCACAAGGCAACACAAGGATGATCTAGAATAATAAATGGTCTCGGATGATCTAGAATAATAAATGGTCTCTCCGAGCTGTACCAGCATATTTTCCTTGTTTAATATCATGCCGCACGCATGATGATGATTAGCTTGCCCGTTTTTATTTTTACAAGGAGCTTGCccgtttttttttttttttgacaaggagcttgcccgtttgttttagcTGTTCTGTAACTATGATATTTTGCAAAGTATTATCTTGAAGTAGTGTAGGAACCAGTTATTTTAGTACATAAAAAAAAACTGTATCTGTGCCGTATGGATGGGCGCGGCGTGCCGCCGCGCAGGGAAAAGCTAGTATAGGTTAGAAGACACGAAAAAAGACAGAAAAATGCATCAATTTGGTAGTTCAGATTGAACATACAGTTTGGGAACTTATAATTTACACAATCGCAAGAACGAAACCCGTCTGTCTGTCTGGCTTGGAAGATTTCAGCATGAACAAGCAAGTCTGACCAGCAGCACCACCAGCAGCATCAAGGGGCATGCAATCTGTCTGTTGCTTGATGCTGCACGGACCAAGTCTGCTGGAGTTGCAAAGTTCCATGTAACATCAAGCAAGATAAAGTGCACCAAGAGTTTCGGTATTCTTGTGATTGCATATCAAACATCATAATGCCATAATGGTTAGAAAACTATCGTCGAGCAACAGGGAAGCATCTCTCTCCAGCCAGCATGGGCAAGCTTGGCAGCTTCTACTGCTGTCAGACCATGTTAATTCCAGTACCGAAAGAAGGTTTCTCTGTGCCATAGGCAAAAAGGCAGTTTTAGCATCTCCGTTTTCCTCCGAATGACAAACGATATGCACGCCAACTCAACTCGCAATCAACCAAGATCACAAATAACTCGAGCAAACGTCACCTCGCCAATAGATGGTCTGCCTGCGGTCTCTCCCCCTGACCGATCTAGTGAGCATGGTTCCACTGACTGGCTTGCAAAGCCCGACATCAATCACTGAAGTAACTTTCCTTTTCTCGTGATCCTCGTCCAAATGCATATCAAACAACATAGCCAGGCACAAAACTTGGTGGGTTAATATATAGTCCTCGTACGACCGAGGCAGAATTCGGAGGATGTGAAGATTCACCTGCAAGTCATAAGAGCAGTGAAACCATGAGAGACGTGCGACGAATGAAAATTTGAGAAAGAAGCTCATAATACAAACCTCAGCTTCCATTGCACGAAGATCATTGTGCCATTTCAAATCTTCGGTCTTTTCAGAAACCATCTGTAATCTGAAAAGCGGTGGCCTAAGAGGATACTCCATGCTAATCTTAATCTGCAATTGCGAACCGGCAGTGAGAAAGCAAGCACATGGAGATTCTTGCAACAAGGCCTATAGGAAGAGTGGATGGAAAATTACCTTGGCTTCCAGCATGACTTTTGAACCATTCTTCAAAGTTTTACTCAAGACCATGGTGAACTCTCTGGAAGCATAATCCTCCCAGGATTTATCTATAGTGAGGTTACCTTGCTCAGTTTCTTGGTCAGCACATGCCAGCTCCTCCAACTCACTGTCACTGTCCATTAAGAAATCAAGATCATCCTCATTTCTACCAAAACTGTGTGAGATGCTTAACTTAGATGGTGCAGAGCCCTTTGATATAAGAGATAAGCCTCTAGAATGGTTTAGAACTTCAGGTGAGATCTCCGCCTGTGATACTTTAGAACCATCTGGCATATCTTCAGCGTGAACCACAATTGGAAGCTCACCATCCTCTCTGTTACCCTCGGTTTCTTGCCCATTTGTCACAGATCTTCTCTCCAAATCACTGTCAACACTTCCTGCAGGCCCACTCACCACTAAAGCAGAACGAGCCGAAGGCTCAGGAAAAACGCCTGTCAATGACCAACTATGCATACTACACGATGGGGTGCGTGATGCCCATGGTGTATTCTCGTGTTCTATTTGAGGCCACCTCAGCTTAGTTAAGTAATTAAGTTGCCACCTGTAAATGACAGACCCAAAAACTTCAAAGGGATGCACTCAATCAAGCAAGATATGCATAGGAGTCATAAGTAGCAAGAGAAAGATGGTTGACAAGAACCAGCTTAGATCAAAGAGAAGACATGAAGCTGTAAAAAGGTGTTCACAATTTTTTCCCAGGAAATGTTTCATTAACTCATGCAGCAAGTCTCAGAATGACATGTACAATGAAGCAAAAGCATCATCCAGCCAAAGTACAATGCAGACATCTGTAAAGATCTATCATCCGGATTTGGCTATTGACATCCCAAACGGCAAACATGGTAGAGCAGGTGACTCACGTGAGAGCCATTTGTGCAATTTTCCGAGAGCGGATTCTCTGCAAAATAGTCTGTGCACGATTCTGCTGACGGTATAGTGCAAGCCCAGATGACAAATCAGCATTTCTCGATGCTCTGTTAGAACTATCCCCAACAGATTGAGGAACCTCCGGCAGGAAATCTATACCAGCTAGATGTTGTGCCCACTTGTATGGACGTGAATCCTTTTCACTAAAATTTGGAGTCTCCCCAGCATAAAGCTTAGCCATCTGCATAAAATTTACAGGTCACCTTTTTAGATTGTATGGAGAAAAGCTACGGATAATCTGGAATCATAATGCACAACAGCTTTTTTTCTGCCAGAAAATAAACAAAAAACATGTAACTAAATGCTACCTATGAAGACATAAAAGAACAAAAGCATGTAACTGCTGACCAGAAGCTTCAATAACAACAGGTATACATGTGAAAAGAAGCTGCTCTAGAAAACACACCTGATGAGGCAGCTCTAAGCCAGTGTCATCTGGAAATAGGTTGCACAGGATATTGCTGTCCATCCCATCTGAATCTTCAGATCCAACACAGACAACATTCAACTTTGCCAAGTATTCAAATCTCAAAGTGATGAGCTTACGACGCTTGGTTCCAGAATCTTCAGTATCATATACATGGAGAACAACTTTGAGTGGATGAAGTTGATATGCTAATGCAGGATTACTAGCTTCCTTTGAACTCTTCCTAGACCTTGATCTTCTTCTCTGAGCATCTTCTTCCTCATCAATTGCATCGTCATCCATCCTATTATTATCATCATTTGCCAAAGTGCCTGCTATTGCAGATACATAAGAAACAATTCATCCATAATATTAATATCCTCAAAGTTATAACTTACAAACTGTCACATAGTCAATTTCATTCTGACTGTGTTCATCTGCTCAGAAACTCAAGTGTAAAGATGAACAAAGCAGCAACTGTGTACTGTTGGCATGTTATTCCATTTCCAGTGGAAATTTATTATAGATCACACAGCTTCTAAAAAGGCTTTGATAAATGTGCCTATGCTGCAATACAGAGCACAAACTGTTCTAATACATTCACTAGGAAAACATTATGTTTGGTTATTAAGTGCCTCACATGACCAGCACGTTCCTTTTGCTCTGTTGTGAAAATAGTAAGCCTAAAAGAATTTTGCACAGACTATATAGGATACATCCAAGGTGGCAAAAAAAGTTTTTAGAAAAAGACCACAAGTCCTTGTTCTTGCAAGGACACGACCACTCGGCTATTAAGAAACAGCAATGTTGAGAAATGCAATAAAGGAACAAGTGTAGGGAGACATAGCATGCTAGATTTACACATTAATCAGATGTGCTACATTCCAAACAGATATAACATACCCATTTCCTGCTTGGCTTGCTGTTGAGCAAAAGTTTGAGCGTCCTTTGTGCTTCCATTTACCTCCACTTCAACATTCTCGCCAAATGCTTCTTTCTGTCCTAACAACTGGGTGTAGGTTATATAAAGAGGAGATGGGAGCAACTCAGCTGCATGGTGCTGCTTTAATTTCTTGGTATGCAGCATCCCAAGCTGCTGCTGCACTGGCAATGATGCTTTCTTCAGTGATTTCAAATGCGATGGGAGGCTTGAAAGGAACTTCTTCTGATTTGCAATTGTCCCCAGCAAACTGTTCTTCTGTTGTTCCAATTTCTCATGTCGCTCACATAGCTCTTTACGCTGTATCAGAATTAACACATATTTTAGATGACAGAAATCGAATCCTGAACAAACCAGCGATGATCGATTTCTGACTAGCAAGGGCACACAGATTCAGAACACATGAGACAAGCAATTTTATAGCAGAATGAAAAATCTATCTGCAGAATTCATGAATGAAATTAGAGTAGTAGCACAAAGGACCCTCACACACATTTGTAATAGTACGCAAACTGACCTGGTGCATTGTATATGTAAGGTAGGTTAAATAGAGTTCCCAGCAGACATTGTATTCTAGTTATTAAACAAATGTTCGCCAGTAGAGTGGTGAACCGAACACAGTAATAATCCAAAGGTGATTCTAATAAGCAGCAGGAACCTCCCTACTTTTGTGATATCAAACTAACATCAGACCAATCTTGTACCAAGTCAAAGTTACTTCAGATTGTGAACAGTTAGCTCGGCTACATTTTCTAATCCTTACAATTAAGTTCCACAACCTAAACACACTATGAAACCATTTGTGTGCTCTCTGTCAAGCTGAATTTAGGTTTTTCATGCGTGTACGAAACCATGGACACCCTCTCCATTAAGGCCCAACTACATTAGACCGGCAATTGAACAAACCACATCAAATTCATTTGATGATAGTTAGAGCTCCTATGCAAGTGGCAGCTGATAACAGTACACAACCTGGACGAGCTCGAAGTTGAGGCGCTTGAGCATGAGGTCGTGGGCGGTG
It encodes the following:
- the LOC125530328 gene encoding THO complex subunit 5A isoform X1 (The sequence of the model RefSeq protein was modified relative to this genomic sequence to represent the inferred CDS: added 133 bases not found in genome assembly), whose product is MAKAPAAEAMDVEAPARPPSATTAAKPRSPHDLLAETRASVEEVAARILAIKKDGAPKSELRELVAQMSLLLITLRQVNREILMEEDKVKGETEAAKAPVDSTTLRLHNLLYEKNHYVKAIRSCLDFQTKHPGIELVPEEEFHRAAPADIRDKTLAADTAHDLMLKRLNFELVQRKELCERHEKLEQQKNSLLGTIANQKKFLSSLPSHLKSLKKASLPVQQQLGMLHTKKLKQHHAAELLPSPLYITYTQLLGQKEAFGENVEVEVNGSTKDAQTFAQQQAKQEMAGTLANDDNNRMDDDAIDEEEDAQRRRSRSRKSSKEASNPALAYQLHPLKVVLHVYDTEDSGTKRRKLITLRFEYLAKLNVVCVGSEDSDGMDSNILCNLFPDDTGLELPHQMAKLYAGETPNFSEKDSRPYKWAQHLAGIDFLPEVPQSVGDSSNRASRNADLSSGLALYRQQNRAQTILQRIRSRKIAQMALTWQLNYLTKLRWPQIEHENTPWASRTPSCSMHSWSLTGVFPEPSARSALVVSGPAGSVDSDLERRSVTNGQETEGNREDGELPIVVHAEDMPDGSKVSQAEISPEVLNHSRGLSLISKGSAPSKLSISHSFGRNEDDLDFLMDSDSELEELACADQETEQGNLTIDKSWEDYASREFTMVLSKTLKNGSKVMLEAKIKISMEYPLRPPLFRLQMVSEKTEDLKWHNDLRAMEAEVNLHILRILPRSYEDYILTHQVLCLAMLFDMHLDEDHEKRKVTSVIDVGLCKPVSGTMLTRSVRGRDRRQTIYWRGDVCSSYL
- the LOC125530328 gene encoding THO complex subunit 5A isoform X2 (The sequence of the model RefSeq protein was modified relative to this genomic sequence to represent the inferred CDS: added 133 bases not found in genome assembly); the encoded protein is MAKAPAAEAMDVEAPARPPSATTAAKPRSPHDLLAETRASVEEVAARILAIKKDGAPKSELRELVAQMSLLLITLRQVNREILMEEDKVKGETEAAKAPVDSTTLRLHNLLYEKNHYVKAIRSCLDFQTKHPGIELVPEEEFHRAAPADIRDKTLAADTAHDLMLKRLNFELVQRKELCERHEKLEQQKNSLLGTIANQKKFLSSLPSHLKSLKKASLPVQQQLGMLHTKKLKQHHAAELLPSPLYITYTQLLGQKEAFGENVEVEVNGSTKDAQTFAQQQAKQEMGTLANDDNNRMDDDAIDEEEDAQRRRSRSRKSSKEASNPALAYQLHPLKVVLHVYDTEDSGTKRRKLITLRFEYLAKLNVVCVGSEDSDGMDSNILCNLFPDDTGLELPHQMAKLYAGETPNFSEKDSRPYKWAQHLAGIDFLPEVPQSVGDSSNRASRNADLSSGLALYRQQNRAQTILQRIRSRKIAQMALTWQLNYLTKLRWPQIEHENTPWASRTPSCSMHSWSLTGVFPEPSARSALVVSGPAGSVDSDLERRSVTNGQETEGNREDGELPIVVHAEDMPDGSKVSQAEISPEVLNHSRGLSLISKGSAPSKLSISHSFGRNEDDLDFLMDSDSELEELACADQETEQGNLTIDKSWEDYASREFTMVLSKTLKNGSKVMLEAKIKISMEYPLRPPLFRLQMVSEKTEDLKWHNDLRAMEAEVNLHILRILPRSYEDYILTHQVLCLAMLFDMHLDEDHEKRKVTSVIDVGLCKPVSGTMLTRSVRGRDRRQTIYWRGDVCSSYL